A part of Paenibacillus antri genomic DNA contains:
- the aroC gene encoding chorismate synthase, producing MRYLTAGETHGPQLTVIIEGMPSNVPLTAEFINEQLARRQKGHGRGRRMQIEKDEVAIVGGVRHGKTTGAPIALVVYNKDWKNWTSVMGIEPVEEDSEAKRRVNRPRPGHADLSGGIKYNQRDLRNILERSSARETTVRVAVGGVARALLAHFGIAVGGQVVRIGEVEAPANDLPLDELIALTEASPVRVVDKATEEKMIAAIDAAKADGDTLGGIVEAIVEGAPIGLGSHVQWDRKLDGRIAQAVVSIQAFKGVEIGIGFEAAKLRGSKVHDAIHFDETKGFVRPTNRAGGFEGGMTTGEPIVVRGVMKPISTLYKPLASVDIDTKEAFTAQVERSDTCAVPAAGVIMENVVAWEVARAMVEKFGGDSIEEMRRNYDSYLAYVKDY from the coding sequence GTGAGGTATTTAACGGCGGGGGAGACGCATGGACCGCAGCTGACGGTCATTATCGAGGGGATGCCGAGCAATGTGCCGTTGACGGCGGAATTCATCAACGAGCAGTTGGCGCGGCGCCAGAAGGGCCACGGCAGAGGCCGTCGGATGCAAATCGAGAAGGACGAGGTCGCCATCGTCGGCGGCGTCCGTCACGGGAAGACGACGGGAGCGCCGATCGCGCTGGTCGTATATAACAAAGATTGGAAAAACTGGACGTCCGTCATGGGCATCGAGCCGGTGGAGGAAGATTCGGAAGCGAAGCGGCGCGTCAATCGCCCGCGTCCCGGCCACGCGGATTTGTCCGGCGGCATCAAATACAATCAGCGGGATCTTCGGAACATTCTCGAGCGCTCGAGCGCGCGGGAGACGACGGTCCGCGTCGCGGTCGGAGGCGTGGCTCGGGCGCTGCTCGCCCATTTCGGCATCGCGGTCGGCGGCCAAGTCGTCCGGATCGGCGAAGTGGAAGCGCCGGCGAACGACCTCCCGCTCGACGAGCTGATCGCGCTGACGGAAGCGTCGCCGGTTCGCGTCGTCGACAAGGCGACCGAAGAGAAGATGATCGCGGCGATCGACGCGGCGAAGGCCGACGGCGACACGCTCGGCGGCATCGTCGAGGCGATCGTCGAAGGCGCGCCGATCGGCCTCGGTTCCCACGTGCAGTGGGACCGCAAGCTGGACGGGCGCATCGCGCAGGCGGTCGTGTCGATCCAGGCGTTCAAGGGCGTCGAGATCGGCATCGGCTTCGAAGCGGCGAAGCTGCGCGGCTCGAAGGTGCACGACGCCATCCACTTCGACGAAACCAAAGGCTTCGTGCGGCCGACGAATCGCGCCGGCGGCTTCGAGGGCGGCATGACGACCGGCGAACCGATCGTCGTTCGCGGGGTCATGAAGCCGATATCGACGCTTTACAAGCCGTTAGCGAGCGTCGACATCGACACGAAGGAAGCGTTCACCGCCCAGGTGGAGCGTTCCGATACGTGCGCGGTGCCGGCGGCCGGCGTCATCATGGAGAACGTCGTCGCTTGGGAAGTCGCGCGGGCGATGGTCGAGAAGTTCGGCGGCGA